A segment of the Defluviitalea raffinosedens genome:
TTGTATTGCATTAGAAGCTAAGATTTTTTCTGAAATTGTAAGAAAGCTTCCTGAAGACGAAGTAAAAATTACAGTAGATGCTAATCTTATGGCTACGATTAAATGTGCTAATTCTGAATTTAAAATATCAGCTCAATCTGGAGCAGATTTTCCGGAGTTACCTAAAATTGAAAGAGATAAATCCATTACACTAAAACAATCCACACTAAAAGACATGATCAGACAAACCATTTTTTCTGTGGCTACTGAAGAAACGAGACCCATTTTAACCGGAGAACTGATCCAAATCAAAAATGGAGCACTACATATGGTATCTGTGGATGGTTATAGAGTATCTTACAGAAAAACACCTTTATCAGTTGAGAATGAGGAAAATGAGGTTGTCGTTCCAGGAAAGACACTGGGAGAAATCAGCAAAATTTTTTCTTCAGAAGAAGAAGATCAGGTTTCGATATATTTTACAGACAAACATATTCTTTTTGACCTGGGAGACAGTACAGTTGTTTCCAGGTTACTTGAAGGAGAGTTTTTAAAGTACGAAAATAGCTTTTCTGAAGACTATGAAACAAGAATCACAGTGGATCGAAAAGCATTACTTATGAGTATTGAAAGAGCTGCATTGATTTCAAGAGAAGGAAAAAAGAATCCGATTAAAATGGAAATGGATTCTGATCGCTTAGTCATTACATCCAATACGGAACTGGGAACTGCTCATGAAGAACTTCCTGTTAATCTGGAAGGAAAAGATTTAATGATTGCGTTTAATCCCAAATATCTTATAGATGCCTTAAAAGTGATCGATGATGATGAAGTTGCCATTCTATTTATGTCTTCCTTAAACCCCTGCATTATCCAGCCTGTTAATGGCAATGAATATAAATATCTAATCTTACCAATTCGATTAAATGTATAATCTTTCGTAAAGTTTAATTTTTTTATCTGCAGGTAATTTAATTATTAATATGCTATAATAAAAAGTGCGATGATGTTCGCACTTTTTATCATTAAAAGAAAAGGTGATGAAGTTGGAAGAAATTAAAATAAATACAGAATACATTAAACTGGATCAATTTTTAAAGTATGTAGATATTGTTCAATCTGGTGCAGAAGCAAAATACTTTATCTCAGAAAATACCATAAAGGTAAATGGCGAAGTTGTTTTTCAAAGGGGAAAAAAATTAAGAAGCGGAGACAAGGTGGATATAAATGGTAAAGAATATATCATAATTCATTGATGGAGTGGGCATAATGTATGTTAAAGAGGTAAATTTATACCAATTTAGAAATTATGAGCAGCTCAATTTATCTTTGCATCCAAAACTTAATATTTTTTACGGACAAAATGCACAGGGAAAAACCAATATACTTGAATCTCTTTATTTATGTGCCACAGGAAGATCCCACCGAACGACCCATGAAAAAGAAGCAATTCATTGGCATAAAGATGAAGCCCATATCCGCTTATTTCTTCATAAACAAAACAGAGTAGAAAAAATAGATTTTCATTTAGACAAAAGCGGCAGAAAATCTGCCGCTCATAATGGAATCCCTATTCAAAAACTTGGAGAACTTTTAGGGATTATCAATGTTGTCATTTTTTCTCCAGAAGACTTACAGCTCATTAAAAGTGGACCTAAGGAAAGAAGGCGGTTTTTAGATATTGAGTTATGTCAACTAGACAGGATATATTATTATAATCTTCAACAATACCATAAAGTATTAAAGCAAAGAAATCATTTTTTGAAACAAATAAACAAAAATCCCAAGGATATGACCGATATATGGGACGAGCAACTGGTACATTTCGGAGAAAAAGTGATTGAAGCCAGGAAAGTATTTATAGAGAAGCTTAATCATTTGGCTTTGTTGATTCATGGTAATATTACAGCGCAAAAGGAAAAATTATTAGTCGAATATTCGCCCAGTGTGAGTAGTAACCAGTTTAGAGAAAAATTAAAAGAAAACTTAGTGCGAGATCTGCAGAGTGGGACTACTTCAATAGGTCCCCACAGAGATGATATTGTTTTTAAGGTAAATGGTATGGATCTTCGTACGTATGGTTCTCAAGGGCAGCAACGAAGCGCAGCCCTTTCCTTGAAACTGGCTGAAATTGATTTAATGAAACAAGAAACAGGAGAAGCCCCTATACTTTTATTAGATGATGTTCTTTCTGAACTAGATGAAAATAGGCAAAAAGATTTAATTGCTCATATTGATGATATTCAAACCATTCTTACTTGTACGGGAATTGAAGATTTAATATTAAAACAAATTCACAAGGGATTTGTCTATTATGTAGAAGATGGTCATATATACCCGAAAGACAGTAAAATGTTGTAACAAAAGTTTAAATAAGATACAATATACGTATTATTGTGTTTTGTAGGGAGGAAATAATGTGTTTCTGCATATTGGCGCAGATGTAGAAATCAGGTTAAAAGATTTAGTTGGTATTTTTGATATGAAATCCATGGAAGATTCAAAAATTACTACGGAATTTCTAAAAGTAGCTCGGGAAGAAGGTTTTGTTTGTGTTGTATCCAAAGATGATATAAAAACGATTATCATCACGGAAGAAAAAGGGAGAAATGTTATTTATTTGTCTCCAATTTCCTCAGCTACATTACAAAAAAGAATTCATTTGCTTAGTGATTTATCCATTATTAATTAATAGATTTACAAAATTTTGAAAAAGGAGTGAGTTATTTCATGGCTCCAGAGTATAATGAAAGCCAGATACAGATACTAGAAGGATTAGAAGCTGTCCGAAAAAGGCCCGGCATGTATATTGGAAGTACTTCTTCAAGAGGGTTGCATCATTTAGTTTATGAAATCGTAGATAATGCAGTAGATGAGGCATTAGCTGGTTATTGTGATGAAATAGAGGTAACGATTCACAAAGATAATTCAATTACCGTTGTAGACAATGGACGGGGTATACCTGTAGGCATTCACCCTCAAAAGAAGATTCCGGCAGTTGAAGTTGTATTTACCGTTTTACATGCAGGGGGTAAATTCGGAGGTGGAGGTTATAAAGTATCTGGAGGACTCCATGGAGTAGGAGCTTCTGTTGTAAATGCACTATCAGAATGGCTAAAGGTTCAAATTTTTACAGAAGGAAAAATTTATGAACAGGTGTATGAAAGAGGCAAGGTTATAAAGCCTTTAACGATTGTTGGAGAAACGGATAAAAGAGGTACTTTGGTTCATTTTAAACCGGATGCTCAGATATTCGAAGAAACGGAATATCAATTTGACACCCTAAGACAACGTCTTCGGGAAATGGCATTTTTGACCAAAGGTTTGAAAATTACCTTAAAAGATGAAAGAGAAGGAAAAGAAAAAGAGAGAACTTTTCATTATGAAGGTGGAATAAAGGAATTTGTTTCCCATCTTAACAAACATAAAACACCTCTATACAACGATATTTTTTACTGTGAAGGGGTTAAAGATGATGTAGAGGTTGAAATTGCCTTTCAGCATAATGATACTTATGTTGAAAACATATTTAGCTTTGTTAACAACATTAATACCACTGAAGGAGGTACTCATCTCAGTGGCTTTAAATCTGCCATTACAAAAACGATCAACGATTATGGCAGAAAAAATAATTTATTAAAAGAAAGTGAGAGCAATTTATCCGGGGATGACATAAGAGAAGGCATAACAGCAGTGATCAGTGTAAAAGTGTCAGAACCCCAATTTGAAGGACAAACTAAAACTAAACTTGGAAACAGTGAAGTAAGAGGTATCGTTGAAGCGATTTTTTCAGAAGAGCTCATGTACTATTTAGAGCAAAATCCTTCTGTTGCCAAAATCATTTTGCAAAAAGCCATTATGGCTGCACGGGCAAGAGAAGCAGCAAGAAAAGCCAGGGACTTAACCAGAAGAAAAAGTGTATTGGAGAGCAACAGTTTGCCTGGAAAATTGGCGGACTGCTCTGAGAAAGATCCAAATCTTTGCGAAATATTTATAGTCGAAGGAGATTCAGCAGGAGGTTCAGCAAAGTCTGCCAGGACAAGACAGACCCAGGCGATCCTTCCTTTAAGAGGAAAAATTTTAAATGTAGAGAAGGCAAGACTGGACAGGATTCTTGGAAATGAAGAAATTCGTGCCATGATCACAGCTTTTGGGACAGGCATTGCAGATGATTTTGATATTTCAAAATTGCGTTATGGTAAAATTATTATTATGACCGATGCCGATGTCGATGGAGCACATATCAGAACTTTGCTCCTTACATTTATTTATCGTTATCTTCGACAATTAATTGAAAAAGGACATGTATATATTGCTCAACCTCCTCTTTATAAGGTGGAGAAAAACAAAAAGACTTATTATGTATATAATGACAAAGAACTAGAAAAATTATTCGATGAAATTGGACGAGATGGAATTACAATGCAAAGATACAAAGGTTTGGGAGAAATGAATCCGGAACAACTTTGGGAAACAACCATGGATCCGGAAACTCGTATTTTAGTTAGAGTAGACTTAGAAGATGCAGCAGCAGCGGATGAGATTTTTACAGCTCTGATGGGAGATAAAGTAGAGCCTAGAAAAGAATTTATTCAAGAATATGCAAAGCATGTTAAAAATCTTGATATTTAATATTGCATTGACAAAGGAAGGTTAAGATGGAAGAAAAAGAATTTGATAAAATTATTCCTGTGGATATACAAGAAGAAATGAAAAGATCTTATATAGATTATGCCATGAGTGTTATTGTATCAAGAGCCTTACCGGATGTAAAGGATGGCTTAAAACCAGTACACAGAAGAATTTTATATGCTATGAATGAACTCCATTTAAGTCCCGATAAGGCGTATAAAAAGTCTGCTCGTATCGTCGGGGAAACCATGGGTAAATACCATCCCCATGGAGATAGCTCTATTTATGATGCAATGGTGAGACTTGCTCAGGACTTTTCTATTCGATATCCATTAGTTGATGGCCATGGAAACTTTGGTTCCGTGGATGGAGACAGTGCAGCTGCTATGCGTTACACAGAGGCGAGACTTAGTAAGATTGCCATGGAACTCTTAGCAGATATCGAAAAAGAGACCATCGATTTTGTACCGAATTTTGATGAATCATTGAACGAACCATCCGTACTTCCGGCAAGATTTCCAAACTTGCTCGTTAATGGTACTTCCGGTATTGCGGTTGGGATGGCAACCAATATTCCGCCTCATAATTTAAAAGAAGTGATCAATGGTGTTGTTAAAATCATTGATAACTATGTGGAATATAACAGAGAAACAGATATTGAAGAATTATTATCCATCATTAAAGGCCCGGATTTTCCTACAGGAGCAATTATATTAGGCAGAAAGGGAATCGAGGAAGCTTACAGAACGGGCAGAGGGAAAATAAAAGTAAGGGCCGTTGCAGACATTGAACAAATTTCAAGCAGTAAGCAAAGAATTGTTGTTACAGAAATTCCTTATATGGTAAATAAAGCAAGACTCATTGAAAAAATTGCTGATTTGGTGAAAGAAAAGAAGATAGAAGGAATATCTGATTTAAGAGATGAATCCGACCGCAAGGGAATGCGTATTGTTATAGAAATTAAAAAAGACTATAATGCCAATATTATACTAAATCAATTATATCAAAATACTCAGCTTCAAGATATCTTTGGTATTAACATGGTGGCTTTAGTAAATAATGAACCTAAAACTTTAAATTTAAAAGACATGTTAATCCATTACTTAAATCATCAAAAAGATGTTGTAACAAGAAGAACACAGTTTGATCTTAGAAAAGCTGAAGAAAGATCTCACATTTTAGAAGGTTTAAGAATTGCTTTAGATCATATAGACGAAGTGATTTCTATAATCAGATCTTCTTCAAGTACCCAGGAAGCAAAAGAACGCCTTATGGAAGCCTTTACATTATCGGAAAAACAAGCTCAGGCTATTGTTGATATGAGGCTTAGAAGTTTAACGGGCTTAGAAAGAGAAAAACTAGAAGAAGAATATAGAGAACTTCAAGAAACCATTAAGGAATTAAGGGCAATTCTTGGAGATGAGAAGAGACTTTATGGTGTTATTAAAGAAGAACTCCTGATTATTCGTCAAAAATATGGAGACGAAAGAAAAACGAGAATTGAAATGGATAGCGGAGAATTAGATGTAGAAGACCTCATTGCAGATGAGCCTAATGTTATTACAATGACCCATCTTGGATATATTAAAAGACTTCCTCTGAATACATATAAAAGTCAGAATCGAGGGGGAAGAGGCATTATCGGTATGCAAACCAGAGAAGAAGATTTTATTGAAGATTTATTTATTGCTTCTACCCATCACTATATTTTATTCTTTAGCAATAAAGGAAAAGTTTATAGGCTTAAAACCTATGAAATTCCTGAAGCATCCAGAACAGCAAGGGGAACTGCTATCATAAACCTGCTTCAAGTGGATCCAGATGAAAATATCACTGCAGTCGTTCCTGTAAAAGAATATAAAGAAGGAACCTATCTTCTGATGGTGACCAAAAAAGGACTTATTAAAAAGACAAGCATTATGGAATATGAAAACATTAGAAAGGGAGGGCTCCTTGCCATAAATCTTCGAGAAGATGATGAGTTAATACAAGTAAAAAATATTGTAGATGATGAACAGATCTTTATCGGAACGAAAAATGGACAAGGAATACTCTTTTCTGAAAAAGATGTCAGAGAAATAGGAAGAACAGGTATGGGTGTTCGTGCCATGACCCTTAACGATGGTGATGAGATTATAGGTGTAGGATTAATATCTGAAGGAAGAGATGTTTTATTTGTTACAGAAAAAGGTCTTGGAAAAAGAACTGATATAGGTGAATTCCATCTGCAAAAAAGAGGTGGCAAAGGTATTAAGACCTACCGATTAACAGAAAAGACAGGAAAAATCATTGGGATCAAGATGGTGTCTGAAGAAGAAGAAATCATGATGATTACCTCAGAAGGAATTATCATAAGACTTCATGTAGCTCAAATTTCAAAAACAGGAAGAGTTACACAGGGAGTTAAATTAATGAATTTAGGAGAAAATGAATCTGTTGTAGCTGTAGCAAAAGTTGTAGAAGATGAAAACTGTTAATAAAAGGAATAAGTAATATGAAAAAAAAGAGGACCATCATATTTTGGGTAGTTAGTTTGACATTGGTTATAGGATGTGTTTGGTTCATTAAAGATTTTAAGGAAGTTACGGAAGCATTTAAAAACGTCCATATTAATGCTGATAAAGCAAATAGAGAAGATCCAATCATCTTTGAAGTTTATCATAAGAATGCCTTTATCAAATCCTTTAAAACAAAGGAAGATGCCATTAATTATGCTAACAAGTATAAAGATGTTTATGTAAAACAAAAAAATACAGATGAATGGATTTGGAATAGTTTTGATCCGTATATTTTGTTTGAAAATGATAAATATATTAATGATTATGATTCTTTTTCTGATGCAGTTTTTTTTGCTAAAGAAAAAGAAGGGAGAAAAATATTCTACTTGTCCAATCAAAATGTGATTTGGTCTGATTCTGAAAACATTAAAGAAAAAGTTTTATTAGATGTGCCTGTGATCTTACAAAAGCCGGAACTTCCAAGAGGGTGTGAGGTTACAAGTCTTGCTATGCTTCTAAATTATGCCGGTATCAAAGTGGATAAAATGGAACTGGCTAAAAAGATTGATAAAGACACAACCCCTTTATCTAAAAAAGGGAACAGAACCTATTTTGGAAATCCTAATGATGGATTTGTAGGGGACATGTATTCTTTAAAAAACCCGGGATATGGCGTATATAATGGCCCTATAGAAAGATTGATGAAAGAATATATGCCTGATCAAACGGTCAACTTAACAGGCTGTGAATTTGAAGATTTATTTCATTTTCTTTCAAAGGGTCAACCTGTCTGGGCTATAACCAACACAACTTATAAAAAATTAGATGATAGTCAATTTGAGATATGGCTTACCCCCACTGGACCAGTTGAAATCACTTATAAATTACACGCTGTTTTAATTACCGGTTATGATGAAAAATATGTTTATTTTAATGATCCTTTTTATTCTAAAAAGAATATAAGAGCAAAAAAAGAAGATTTTAAAGCAGCATGGAATCAAATGGGAAGACAAGCAATATCATATGTAAGCAGTAATTAACTAAAGTGTTATTATATAAAAAACATGAAAATTTTAATGACAAGAAAGGTAGAATATGTTAATATATCGTTGATTATTTAATTTTCATAAATAAAATAAAGGAGGAAATTCTATGAGTAAGAAGATAATGAGTTTATTATTGGTATTAACTTTAGTATTTTCTATTGCATTAACTGGATGCGGTAATCAAAATCAAAACACTACTCCTGAGCAGACTACAGAAGAAACAGGAGAGAAAACAGAAGGTAGTACAGACCAAAAACCAGCAGAACCAGTTAAAGTAGGTATGGTAACAGATTCAGGTACTATAGATGATAAGTCTTTTAACCAGGGAACATGGGAAGGTATTGTAAAATATGCTCAAGATAATGCTGGAGTTATTGAAGAAAAATATCTTCAACCTTCCGGAGAACAACATACAGATTATTTAAATGCTATGAATGACTTAATTGATACAGGACATACCATTATTGTTACTCCTGGATTTAAATTTGAAACTGCAGTAAATGAAGCTGCTACAAACAATCCAGACGTATCCTTTATTTTAATTGACGGACAAACTCATAATGGAGATGGAAATTTTGTAAAACATGATAATACAGTTTGTGTTTTCTTTAATGAACATGAAGCTGGATTCTTAGCCGGAGTTGCTGCTGCACTTTCTACTAAAACCAATAAATTAGGATTTATTGGTGGAATGGAAATTCCTCCTGTACAAAAGTTTGGCTGGGGTTATCAAGCAGGAGTTGCTTATGCAAATAAAACCTATGGAACTCAAGCTGAAATTGTAGATTATATTTATCAGGGAACATTTGATGATGTTGCTGGAGGACAGACATTAGCTGCCGGAATGTATGATAAAGGTGTAGATATTATTTTCCATGCAGCTGGTGGTGTAGGTGTTGGTGTATTTAACGAAGCAAAAGAAAGAGCTGAAAAAGGCCAGGAAGTATATGTTATCGGTGTTGACGTAGACCAATATGAAGCTGGTAAAATTTCCAGTGGAAAATCTGTTACATTAACTTCAGCAGTAAAAGGTGTTGATACAGCTGCATACAATTATATTGATGCAAAACTTAACGGAACATTCCCAGGAGGAGAAGTTGTAACTTTAGGATTAAAAGATAATGCTGTAGGTCTTCCAAAAGAAAATCCAAACTTATCTGAAGATACAATTAAAAAGGTTGAAGAAACAGTTCAACAAGTTTTAGATGGTAAATTAACGATTCCTGCAACTCAAGAAGAATTAGACGCTTTCTTAAAATAATTTATCTAGTAAATAAATAATAGGGTGAAATTTCATATAAAAAACGCACAAGAATGTGCGTTTTTTATATGACTAATTATAGATAATCAATAAAGTATTGTGATATAATATTAATAAAAATGGGTTGGAGGAAATACCATGGATTATGTTATTGAGATGCTTAATATTCGAAAAGAATTTCCGGGTATCGTAGCAAATGATAATATTACATTGCAAGTCATTCCAGGAGAAATTCATGCTTTATTAGGAGAAAATGGAGCAGGTAAATCTACTTTGATGTCCATTTTATTTGGATTGTACAAGCCAGATAAAGGGATTATAAAAGTCAAGGGAAAAGAAGTTAACATTACCAATCCCAATGTGGCGACTCAGTTAGGCATTGGAATGGTACATCAACATTTTAAATTGGTACATAATTTTACGGTTACTGAAAATATCATTCTTGGTATGGAAACTATGCGTGGAGGAGCAATAGATATCAGGAGTGCTGCTAAACGTATTGAAGAATTATCACAATTATATGGCCTTAAAGTAGATCCTTATGCAAAAATAGAAGACATTTCTGTAGGTATGCAACAAAGAGTAGAAATACTAAAAATGCTTTATCGAAATGCAGAAATTCTCATCTTTGATGAACCGACTGCTGTTCTTACGCCTCAAGAAGTTGGAGAATTAATGAATATCATGCGACGTCTTGTTAAAGAAGGAAAATCTATTATTCTTATTACGCATAAATTAAAAGAAATCAAAGCTATAGCAGACCGATGTACGATTATTAGAAAAGGAAAAGGAATTGCTACCGTAGAGGTAGCTGAAACTTCAACGGAAAAAATGGCAGAGCTTATGGTAGGCCGTAAAGTGAGCTTTAGTGTTCAAAAAGCTGAACCTGTTTTAAAAGATGTTTACTTAAAAGTAGAAAACCTTATTGTAAAAGATAATAGAGGTCTTGAAGCAGTAAAGAATGTGTCTTTTGAAATTCGTGGAGGAGAAATATTAGGCCTAGCAGGGGTAGACGGAAATGGACAAACAGAGTTGGTTGAAGCTATTACAGGATTAAGAAAAGTTGAATCCGGGAAAATAATACTTAATGGACAAGAAATTCAAAATTTAGATGTTAGAAAAAGAAGTGAAGTAGGCTTAGGTCACATTCCGGAAGACAGGCACAAACATGGGTTGGTGCTGGACTTTTACCTTGAAGATAATATGATATTGGAGAATTATTATAAAGAGCCTTTTTCTTCAAGAGGTATTTTAAATAGAACTGAAATAAGAAAGTATTCTGATCGACTCATTAATGAATTTGATGTAAGAAGTGGACAAGGTAGTAAAACGATCACAAGAAGTATGTCGGGAGGTAATCAGCAAAAGGCAATTATTGCCCGGGAAATTGACAAATCTCCTTTAGTACTTATCGTTGCACAACCTACCAGAGGATTGGACGTAGGCGCTATTGAATATATTCATAAAAGGCTTGTAGAGGAAAGAGATAAAGGCAAAGCCATATTGTTATTTTCCTTGGAGCTTGATGAGATACTTAATGTATCAGATAGAATAGCTGTAATGTATGAAGGAAATATTGTAGGTATTGTCGATTCTAAGAAGACAAATGAAAATGAACTGGGTCTTATGATGGCAGGTTCTAAGGGAGGTCATGAAAGTGAGTAAAATCTCTAAAACATTAAAAAATGAAGATTTTCAAAGACGAATTATTCCTTTTTTTTCTGTATTGTTAGGATTTATTATAGGTGCTATCATCATGGCTTTTTCAGGATATGATCCTATAGAAGCTTATTCTGAATTATTAAAAGGAGCAGGTTTTTATGGCAATATCAAGAGATTCGGAGACACCCTTTTAACGATGACAAGCCTTGTGTTGACAGGGCTTTCAGTTGCTTTTGCTTTTAAAACAGGTTTATTTAATATAGGGGCTCCCGGACAAATGTTAATGGGAGGTTTTATAGCAGTATATATTGGTGTTGTGTTTGAGATGCCAAGAATTATACATCTTCCTTTTGCGGTTATTTCTGCAGCACTTCTAGGTTCTATATGGGCGTTCTTACCAGGAATTTTAAAAGCAAAATTTAGAATTAACGAAGTGGTTACAACGATCATGATGAACTGGATTGCTTATTGGAGTGTTTATTACTTTGTACCTGCCAAAATACCCGGAAACTTTAATACGGAATCTGCGGTTATCAAAAATACTGCTTCCCTTAGAACAGAATGGTTAAGTAAGTTATTTAAAGGGTCTTATGTGAATTTAGGATTTTTCATTGCTATTTTTGCAGCTATTTTTATATGGTGGATTTTAGAAAAGACCACCTTTGGATATGAACTTAAAGCTGTGGGATTTAATGCTCATGCTGCAGAATATGCAGGAATGAAAGTAAACCGTAATATTGTACTTTCTATGATGATATCAGGAGCATTATCAGGCCTTGCTGGCGCTGTGTATTATTTAGGTTATGGAAATAATATAAAAATTGGAGAACTTCCATCTCAAGGCTTTGATGGAATAGCAGTTGCACTTTTAGGGCTTAATAATCCTATTGGCGTTATTTTTTCAGCATTCTTATTTGGATTTATGAATGCAGGAAAACTATTTATGAATGCGGCTACGGAAGTACCTAAAGAACTTATTGAAATTATTATTGCTGTTATTATTTTCTTTGCAGCTGCTAATTTAATGATTAAAGGAATTTTAGCTAAAATAAACAAAGGTTTGGATAGAAATGGAGGTGGAAGTAATGCTTAATATACTTTCAAGTATGATTCCATTGGCGTTGGCTTATACAGCTCCTCTTCTTATTATTGCGCTTGGAGGATTATTTAGTGAAAGAAGTGGTGTAGTAAATATCGGTTTAGAAGGCTTAATGGGTATTGGTGCTTTTACTAGTGCGTTCTTTATATCAAGCAATTATGAGAGTATGGGAGATGTATCTATTTTACTTGGAGTGATCTTAGGGGCATTAATGGGAGGACTCTTTTCCATGATTCATGCCTTTGCAAGTATTACGATGAGAGCAGATCAAGTTATTAGTGGAACAGCGATTAATATGCT
Coding sequences within it:
- a CDS encoding BMP family lipoprotein, with amino-acid sequence MSKKIMSLLLVLTLVFSIALTGCGNQNQNTTPEQTTEETGEKTEGSTDQKPAEPVKVGMVTDSGTIDDKSFNQGTWEGIVKYAQDNAGVIEEKYLQPSGEQHTDYLNAMNDLIDTGHTIIVTPGFKFETAVNEAATNNPDVSFILIDGQTHNGDGNFVKHDNTVCVFFNEHEAGFLAGVAAALSTKTNKLGFIGGMEIPPVQKFGWGYQAGVAYANKTYGTQAEIVDYIYQGTFDDVAGGQTLAAGMYDKGVDIIFHAAGGVGVGVFNEAKERAEKGQEVYVIGVDVDQYEAGKISSGKSVTLTSAVKGVDTAAYNYIDAKLNGTFPGGEVVTLGLKDNAVGLPKENPNLSEDTIKKVEETVQQVLDGKLTIPATQEELDAFLK
- a CDS encoding ABC transporter ATP-binding protein, which codes for MDYVIEMLNIRKEFPGIVANDNITLQVIPGEIHALLGENGAGKSTLMSILFGLYKPDKGIIKVKGKEVNITNPNVATQLGIGMVHQHFKLVHNFTVTENIILGMETMRGGAIDIRSAAKRIEELSQLYGLKVDPYAKIEDISVGMQQRVEILKMLYRNAEILIFDEPTAVLTPQEVGELMNIMRRLVKEGKSIILITHKLKEIKAIADRCTIIRKGKGIATVEVAETSTEKMAELMVGRKVSFSVQKAEPVLKDVYLKVENLIVKDNRGLEAVKNVSFEIRGGEILGLAGVDGNGQTELVEAITGLRKVESGKIILNGQEIQNLDVRKRSEVGLGHIPEDRHKHGLVLDFYLEDNMILENYYKEPFSSRGILNRTEIRKYSDRLINEFDVRSGQGSKTITRSMSGGNQQKAIIAREIDKSPLVLIVAQPTRGLDVGAIEYIHKRLVEERDKGKAILLFSLELDEILNVSDRIAVMYEGNIVGIVDSKKTNENELGLMMAGSKGGHESE
- a CDS encoding ABC transporter permease encodes the protein MSKISKTLKNEDFQRRIIPFFSVLLGFIIGAIIMAFSGYDPIEAYSELLKGAGFYGNIKRFGDTLLTMTSLVLTGLSVAFAFKTGLFNIGAPGQMLMGGFIAVYIGVVFEMPRIIHLPFAVISAALLGSIWAFLPGILKAKFRINEVVTTIMMNWIAYWSVYYFVPAKIPGNFNTESAVIKNTASLRTEWLSKLFKGSYVNLGFFIAIFAAIFIWWILEKTTFGYELKAVGFNAHAAEYAGMKVNRNIVLSMMISGALSGLAGAVYYLGYGNNIKIGELPSQGFDGIAVALLGLNNPIGVIFSAFLFGFMNAGKLFMNAATEVPKELIEIIIAVIIFFAAANLMIKGILAKINKGLDRNGGGSNA